Proteins encoded by one window of Streptomyces sp. NBC_01477:
- a CDS encoding LUD domain-containing protein has product MTSPVPATQFTEPASAERLERVAAALKEKNFDVEILDDAAAARERIKELIPEGALVYTSASETLRLSGIDEDLNTSGRYDSVKARSTTMDRATQLAEIWRLLSVPDVIVGSVAAVTETGSLVAASASGSQLAGYSGAAPRAIWVVGAQKVVPDLTAALSRVENHCLPLEDERALQAYGVPSALNRVLILNAEPQPGRATILLLREAIGF; this is encoded by the coding sequence ATGACTTCCCCGGTTCCGGCAACACAGTTCACTGAGCCGGCCTCCGCCGAGCGCCTGGAGCGGGTGGCCGCCGCGCTGAAGGAGAAGAACTTCGACGTCGAGATCCTCGATGACGCCGCCGCCGCGCGGGAGCGCATCAAGGAGCTGATTCCTGAGGGCGCGCTGGTGTACACCTCGGCCAGCGAGACCCTCCGGCTGTCCGGCATCGACGAGGACCTCAACACCAGCGGGCGGTACGACTCCGTCAAGGCGCGCAGCACGACCATGGACCGCGCCACCCAGCTGGCCGAGATCTGGCGGCTGCTCTCCGTCCCCGACGTCATCGTGGGCAGCGTCGCCGCGGTCACCGAGACCGGCTCCCTCGTGGCCGCCTCGGCCAGCGGCAGCCAGCTGGCCGGCTACTCGGGCGCCGCGCCGCGCGCGATCTGGGTCGTCGGGGCGCAGAAGGTGGTGCCCGACCTGACCGCCGCGCTGAGCCGCGTCGAGAACCACTGCCTCCCGCTGGAGGACGAGCGCGCCCTCCAGGCCTACGGGGTGCCCAGCGCCCTGAACCGCGTCCTCATCCTCAACGCGGAGCCCCAGCCGGGTCGCGCCACCATCCTGCTGCTCCGCGAAGCCATCGGGTTCT
- a CDS encoding ketoacyl-ACP synthase III family protein gives MTSPAPATPPYPALTPSALDFTSGPALHLASAAAEIPPALPLADAVRDGLISEEDAKLTGMSAVSVAAESSTLLDLASAAAVKAAARAAVPADDIGTVLFVNVFPFSRPPLHNLATALAESVRSPCAFAAEISGGCVAGLNALTLAAQRLLLTGDRAALVVAGDLWRQPHVDRFNCEPGYIFADGAAAVVLSRDAGYARLLSAATLTDPTLSGLHAEVPSTRTPVDLTARARAFLQTRMGTEEVLGRLRAGLSSTIDAALSLAQVSLADVAHVLVPAIGEPFLYRNYLDPLNVPVSRTTWDHTAVTGHTGAADQFSALAHLVDQDRCASGDVIVLIAEGLGFQWSVVVLEVQ, from the coding sequence ATGACCAGCCCGGCTCCGGCAACGCCTCCCTACCCGGCCCTGACCCCCAGCGCCCTCGACTTCACGTCGGGGCCCGCGCTCCACCTCGCGTCGGCGGCGGCCGAGATTCCGCCCGCCTTACCGCTGGCCGACGCCGTTCGCGACGGGCTGATATCGGAGGAGGACGCCAAACTCACCGGAATGAGCGCGGTCAGTGTCGCGGCGGAATCCAGCACCCTCCTCGACCTGGCGTCCGCCGCCGCCGTGAAGGCCGCCGCCCGCGCCGCCGTGCCCGCGGACGACATCGGCACCGTGCTGTTCGTCAACGTCTTCCCCTTCTCGCGCCCGCCCCTGCACAACCTGGCCACGGCGCTCGCCGAAAGCGTCCGCTCCCCCTGCGCTTTCGCCGCCGAGATATCGGGCGGGTGCGTGGCCGGCCTCAACGCCCTCACCCTGGCCGCGCAGCGCCTGCTCCTCACCGGCGACCGCGCCGCCCTCGTCGTCGCGGGCGATCTGTGGCGGCAGCCCCACGTGGACCGCTTCAACTGCGAACCGGGCTACATCTTCGCTGATGGGGCCGCCGCCGTCGTGCTGAGCCGCGACGCCGGCTACGCCCGTCTCCTGTCCGCGGCGACCCTCACCGATCCCACCCTGAGCGGCCTGCACGCCGAGGTCCCCTCGACCCGGACGCCGGTCGACCTGACCGCGCGCGCTCGCGCTTTCCTGCAGACCCGTATGGGGACGGAAGAGGTTCTCGGCCGCCTGCGGGCCGGTTTGTCCTCCACGATCGACGCCGCCCTTTCCCTGGCCCAGGTCAGCCTGGCCGATGTGGCCCACGTCCTCGTCCCGGCCATCGGGGAACCGTTCCTCTACCGGAATTACCTCGACCCGCTGAACGTGCCCGTTTCCCGCACCACGTGGGATCACACCGCCGTTACCGGCCACACCGGCGCCGCCGACCAGTTCAGCGCGCTCGCCCATCTCGTGGACCAGGACCGCTGCGCCAGCGGTGATGTCATCGTCCTCATTGCCGAGGGACTCGGATTCCAGTGGAGCGTCGTGGTCCTCGAAGTCCAGTAG
- a CDS encoding DUF4157 domain-containing protein: MRHTTEPHRNSGTDREQAKPRGAARSSGPGMAAAGRGGPLHAGALGALQGSIGNAAVARMVEREQTGESAGQRGVQRSAGAGAVRPDAVREAARSAWRGGSRLPGGVRRTMESAFGGPLDHVRVSVDEQAAAGINATAYTVGDTIVVRSADVLRDVETMAHEIHHTTQHDAPAGLSDPGSRWEREASDVGARVARGQKVQRCADDGEEHDDGVQRAAVQRRVGFEFESQWRVRDHSGLTDEDEQRYQNEVSRRDDALGGQILLTMARHQFADLLDRTELARPPEELRDEWLTAQPPGSPARFAATDAGRARLARARQDKPAEYARHKEEAALPLLGNGEIRETPIRGRDVPKMGTVGGGTGYRLTSDVSPTGGSALEWVTDPLTTRDELLHVMGEITQVSGAMDARKDQESFPLQEVGLGGFTGNAGIMVFPQGGEIIYAPQMTGGFKLDELPRLLKYLNVPAERPRLTMPSAFEQRKEAKADLHQDGLREADGIRREAESQAGQLGREITGGASTDALVGLATLVGSYVAYGARLPAKANSKSIAGGLMSRTSFAHNFTLLPHPLRLHYRAHPDRFAAFVLTAAGFDPADRQALLYPNTVEHGDAGQRAERAIPLTRWKWLVGMPAGKDLLRNYQHLTEVEKAEVTEEDWTHIHPSLGALGSVDDRVGARGRDEVALVAELRRMKDSLRTADLTPLAVAAFDLVQRLNEGRTIKYEKEGR; the protein is encoded by the coding sequence ATGCGGCACACCACCGAGCCCCACCGGAATTCCGGTACCGACCGCGAGCAGGCCAAGCCCCGCGGCGCCGCGCGGAGTTCCGGCCCCGGCATGGCCGCCGCCGGGCGCGGCGGACCGCTGCACGCGGGAGCGCTGGGCGCCCTGCAGGGGTCCATCGGCAACGCGGCCGTCGCGCGGATGGTCGAGCGCGAGCAGACCGGGGAGAGCGCCGGACAACGCGGCGTGCAGCGCTCCGCGGGCGCCGGGGCGGTCCGGCCCGACGCCGTACGGGAGGCCGCGAGATCGGCCTGGCGGGGCGGCAGCCGGCTGCCTGGCGGTGTGCGCCGGACCATGGAGTCTGCCTTCGGCGGCCCGCTCGACCACGTCAGGGTCTCGGTCGACGAGCAGGCCGCGGCCGGCATCAACGCGACGGCGTACACGGTCGGCGACACCATCGTCGTGCGGAGCGCGGACGTCCTGCGCGACGTCGAGACGATGGCCCACGAGATCCACCACACCACCCAGCACGACGCCCCCGCCGGCCTCAGCGACCCCGGCAGCAGATGGGAGCGCGAGGCGTCCGACGTCGGCGCCCGGGTCGCCCGCGGCCAGAAGGTCCAGCGGTGCGCCGACGACGGCGAGGAGCACGACGACGGCGTGCAGCGCGCGGCGGTCCAGCGCCGCGTCGGCTTCGAGTTCGAGTCGCAGTGGCGGGTGCGCGACCACAGCGGTCTCACCGACGAGGACGAGCAGCGCTACCAGAACGAGGTCTCACGGCGCGACGACGCCCTCGGCGGGCAGATCCTGCTGACCATGGCCCGCCACCAGTTCGCCGACCTCCTGGACCGGACCGAGCTGGCCAGGCCCCCAGAGGAGCTGAGGGACGAGTGGCTCACCGCCCAGCCGCCGGGCAGCCCCGCGCGGTTCGCGGCCACCGACGCGGGCAGGGCGCGGCTCGCGCGGGCGCGGCAGGACAAACCCGCCGAATACGCGCGGCACAAGGAGGAGGCCGCCCTGCCGCTGCTGGGGAACGGCGAGATCCGGGAGACCCCGATCCGCGGCCGTGACGTCCCGAAGATGGGCACCGTCGGCGGGGGCACCGGCTACCGGCTCACCTCGGACGTCAGCCCGACGGGCGGCTCGGCCCTGGAATGGGTGACCGATCCGCTCACCACGAGGGACGAACTCCTGCACGTGATGGGCGAGATCACCCAGGTCTCGGGCGCCATGGACGCCCGCAAGGACCAGGAGTCCTTCCCGCTCCAGGAGGTGGGGCTCGGGGGCTTCACGGGGAACGCCGGGATCATGGTCTTCCCGCAGGGCGGAGAGATCATCTACGCCCCGCAGATGACCGGCGGTTTCAAACTGGACGAGCTGCCCCGCCTGTTGAAGTACCTCAACGTGCCGGCCGAGCGTCCCCGGCTCACCATGCCCTCCGCCTTCGAACAGCGGAAGGAGGCCAAGGCGGACCTGCACCAGGACGGCCTGCGCGAGGCCGACGGCATCCGCCGGGAGGCCGAGTCGCAGGCGGGGCAGCTGGGCAGGGAGATCACCGGCGGCGCGTCCACGGACGCGCTGGTGGGGCTGGCCACCCTGGTCGGCAGCTATGTGGCGTACGGCGCCAGGCTCCCGGCGAAGGCGAACTCGAAGTCGATCGCGGGCGGTCTGATGTCCCGCACGTCCTTCGCCCACAACTTCACGCTGCTGCCCCATCCGCTGCGGCTCCACTACCGCGCGCACCCCGACCGGTTCGCCGCGTTCGTGCTGACCGCGGCCGGCTTCGACCCGGCCGACCGGCAGGCCCTGCTGTACCCCAACACCGTCGAGCACGGCGACGCCGGCCAGCGCGCCGAGCGGGCGATCCCGCTGACCCGCTGGAAGTGGCTGGTGGGCATGCCGGCCGGCAAGGACCTGCTGCGCAATTACCAGCACCTGACCGAGGTGGAGAAGGCCGAGGTCACCGAGGAGGACTGGACGCACATCCACCCCTCCCTCGGCGCGCTGGGCTCGGTGGACGACCGGGTGGGCGCACGCGGCAGGGACGAGGTCGCCCTGGTGGCCGAGCTGCGCCGGATGAAGGACAGCCTGCGCACCGCGGACCTCACACCGCTCGCGGTCGCCGCCTTCGACCTGGTCCAGCGGCTGAACGAGGGGAGGACGATCAAGTACGAGAAGGAAGGGCGGTAG
- a CDS encoding zinc ribbon domain-containing protein: MRNCPSCGAPNSPADDFCGNCGSYLGWSHEPDGTSAPAAAPAAEAARGADPASAAGAVEEPGSGPGPGPGPQAADDGLAGGPRQDPVLPVRPAKPVAARPVVRPVAAQQEVVGPPCPACGTPNLPGRRFCRRCASPLDPAAAEAALPWWRTVWPFRRRVRAGSGRAVRLLAALAVIVALCAAGLLLLPAGRGLFEDTRDKLAGTKPVTPARVTASAQVASHPASNTTDGLTNRYWGAPGPGAWVTYTFSTPFRLVDLIITNGASASPQQYAQEARALRMDLEVTSKDGTVHRKTLTLSDKAGGQTIATGYSDVVNVRLVLRSVTGLTAGRHVAVAEVEFFQRS, from the coding sequence GTGCGCAACTGCCCCTCGTGCGGCGCGCCCAACAGTCCCGCCGACGACTTCTGCGGCAACTGCGGGTCGTATCTGGGCTGGTCCCACGAGCCGGACGGCACGTCCGCGCCGGCCGCCGCCCCCGCGGCGGAGGCCGCGCGGGGCGCGGACCCGGCCTCCGCCGCCGGCGCGGTGGAGGAGCCCGGCTCGGGACCGGGACCCGGGCCGGGACCGCAGGCGGCGGACGACGGCCTCGCGGGCGGGCCGCGCCAGGACCCGGTGCTGCCGGTGCGGCCCGCGAAGCCGGTCGCGGCACGCCCGGTCGTACGCCCGGTGGCGGCGCAGCAGGAGGTGGTCGGGCCGCCGTGCCCCGCGTGCGGCACGCCCAACCTGCCGGGCCGCCGCTTCTGCCGGCGCTGCGCGAGCCCGCTGGACCCGGCGGCGGCCGAGGCGGCGCTGCCGTGGTGGCGGACCGTCTGGCCCTTCCGGCGCCGGGTGCGGGCGGGTTCGGGGCGGGCGGTGCGGCTGCTGGCGGCCCTGGCCGTGATCGTCGCGCTGTGCGCGGCCGGCCTCCTGCTGCTGCCCGCCGGGCGCGGGCTGTTCGAGGACACCCGGGACAAGCTCGCCGGCACCAAGCCGGTCACCCCGGCGCGCGTGACGGCGAGTGCCCAGGTGGCGTCGCATCCGGCGTCGAACACCACGGACGGCCTCACCAACCGCTACTGGGGGGCGCCGGGGCCGGGCGCCTGGGTGACTTACACCTTCAGCACGCCGTTCCGGCTGGTCGACCTCATCATCACCAACGGCGCGTCCGCGTCCCCGCAGCAGTACGCCCAGGAGGCCCGCGCGCTGCGGATGGACCTGGAGGTGACGTCCAAGGACGGCACGGTGCACCGCAAGACGCTCACTCTCAGCGACAAGGCGGGCGGGCAGACCATCGCGACGGGATACAGCGACGTGGTGAACGTACGGCTGGTGCTGCGGTCGGTCACGGGTCTGACGGCGGGACGCCATGTCGCCGTCGCCGAGGTGGAGTTCTTCCAGCGGTCCTGA
- a CDS encoding phage tail protein — protein sequence MSRAAVAGLPSRHPIGGLLPALYADDDFAQRFTAGLDTVLAPVFSTLDNLPAYFDPRVAPLDFVAWLASWVGAADDPRWPAELRREAVVRAVQLHRWRGTRRGLVEGLRLTLAVNADVTGDGAVAWSRTAGAELPPEPSGEVVVRVWPDRDPEVDEGRVRDVVRALCPVHVSCRVEVLPGPPADEGR from the coding sequence GTGAGCCGCGCCGCGGTGGCCGGCCTGCCGAGCCGGCACCCGATCGGCGGGCTGCTGCCCGCGCTGTACGCCGACGACGACTTCGCGCAGCGGTTCACCGCGGGGCTGGACACGGTGCTCGCCCCGGTGTTCTCCACCCTGGACAACCTGCCCGCCTACTTCGACCCGCGGGTGGCGCCGCTCGACTTCGTGGCCTGGCTGGCCTCGTGGGTCGGCGCCGCGGACGATCCGCGGTGGCCCGCCGAGCTGCGCCGCGAGGCGGTGGTACGCGCGGTGCAGCTGCACCGCTGGCGCGGCACCAGGCGCGGCCTGGTCGAGGGGCTGCGGCTCACGCTCGCGGTGAACGCCGACGTCACCGGCGACGGCGCGGTGGCGTGGTCCCGGACGGCGGGCGCCGAGCTGCCGCCCGAGCCGTCCGGCGAGGTGGTGGTGCGGGTGTGGCCCGACCGCGATCCGGAGGTGGACGAGGGCCGGGTCCGCGACGTCGTACGGGCGCTGTGCCCGGTGCACGTCTCCTGCCGGGTGGAGGTCCTGCCGGGCCCGCCCGCCGACGAAGGAAGGTGA
- a CDS encoding putative baseplate assembly protein gives MALPTPNLDDRRFQQLVDEAKRYVQQRAPEWTDHNVSDPGVTLIETFAYLVDQLLYRLNRLPDKNYIAFLDLLGIRLFPPTAGSAEVDFWLSAPQPDTVTLPAGTEVTTAEGETDEPVVFATTEELRILPSGLIRLVTAPRSGVQTDMTGALSEGRSVPCFQAAPEPGDALLFGLPTAVPRCVVAVRLDSRVEGVGVDPRQPPLVWEAWDGGGWRACETGTDTTGGLNRPGEVIVYVTAGHTASVVGGTRAGWLRCRVTEAEPGQPFYSESPTIREATVFTIGGTTSVEHAETVTDVPIGTSEGVAGQTFRLSRLPVLLDGGPPVVEVSSAEGWQRWEVVEHFGRSGPADRHVRVDATTGEFSFPPALREPDGSLRLCGAVPGKGARIRVLHYRTGGGPAGNVARGAISVLRSSVPYIARVANREAARGGVDGETLDNAKLRAPDVLRMQERAVTAEDYEIISRQAAPSVRRVRCLPAAQGAGAVRVLVVPDAVADEGDRLRFEQLIPSEQVLRAIAASLDERRLIGTRLVVEPPAYQGVTVVARLAAAPGDTDRVRDAALAALFRHLNPLHGGPDGGGWPFGRPVQYGEVFGVLQQAAGAALVEDIRLFPADPVTGRRGASVNRIDVAPDALVFSHQHQVVVQAVEPGAGA, from the coding sequence ATGGCACTGCCCACCCCCAACCTGGACGACCGGCGCTTCCAGCAGCTCGTCGACGAGGCGAAGCGCTATGTGCAGCAGCGCGCCCCGGAGTGGACCGACCACAACGTCTCCGACCCGGGGGTCACCCTGATCGAGACGTTCGCCTACCTGGTGGACCAGTTGCTGTACCGGCTGAACCGGCTGCCGGACAAGAACTACATCGCCTTCCTCGACCTGCTGGGCATCCGGCTGTTCCCGCCGACGGCGGGTTCGGCCGAGGTGGACTTCTGGCTGTCGGCGCCGCAGCCGGACACGGTGACGCTGCCGGCCGGCACCGAGGTGACCACCGCGGAGGGCGAGACGGACGAGCCCGTGGTGTTCGCGACCACGGAGGAACTGCGCATCCTGCCGAGCGGGTTGATCCGGCTGGTGACCGCGCCCCGCAGCGGTGTGCAGACCGACATGACCGGTGCGCTGTCCGAGGGCCGCAGCGTGCCGTGCTTCCAGGCCGCTCCCGAGCCCGGTGACGCGCTGCTGTTCGGGCTGCCCACAGCGGTGCCGCGCTGCGTGGTCGCGGTACGCCTGGACAGCCGGGTGGAGGGCGTCGGCGTGGACCCGCGCCAGCCGCCCCTGGTGTGGGAGGCATGGGACGGCGGCGGCTGGCGCGCGTGCGAGACCGGCACGGACACCACCGGCGGCCTGAACCGGCCCGGCGAGGTGATCGTGTACGTCACCGCGGGGCACACGGCGTCCGTGGTCGGCGGGACCCGGGCGGGCTGGCTGCGCTGCCGGGTCACCGAGGCGGAGCCGGGCCAGCCGTTCTACTCGGAGTCCCCCACGATCCGCGAGGCCACCGTCTTCACCATCGGCGGCACCACGTCCGTGGAGCACGCCGAGACCGTCACCGATGTGCCGATCGGCACGTCGGAGGGCGTCGCGGGCCAGACGTTCCGGCTCAGCCGCCTGCCGGTCCTCCTCGACGGCGGGCCGCCGGTGGTGGAGGTCTCCTCCGCCGAGGGGTGGCAGCGCTGGGAGGTGGTGGAGCACTTCGGCCGCTCGGGGCCCGCAGACCGGCACGTCCGGGTGGACGCCACCACGGGCGAGTTCTCCTTCCCGCCGGCGCTGCGCGAGCCGGACGGGAGCCTTCGGCTGTGCGGCGCGGTGCCCGGGAAGGGCGCCAGGATCCGGGTGCTCCACTACCGCACCGGCGGCGGCCCGGCCGGCAACGTGGCCCGGGGGGCGATCTCGGTGCTGCGCAGCTCCGTGCCGTACATCGCGCGGGTCGCCAACCGGGAGGCGGCGCGCGGCGGGGTGGACGGGGAGACCCTGGACAATGCCAAGCTGCGGGCGCCCGACGTCCTGCGGATGCAGGAACGGGCGGTCACCGCAGAGGACTACGAGATCATCAGCCGGCAGGCGGCCCCGTCGGTGCGCCGGGTGCGCTGCCTGCCCGCCGCGCAGGGCGCGGGCGCCGTGCGGGTGCTCGTGGTGCCGGACGCGGTGGCCGACGAGGGCGACCGGCTCCGCTTCGAGCAGCTGATCCCCTCGGAGCAGGTGCTGCGGGCGATCGCGGCGAGCCTGGACGAGCGGCGGCTGATCGGCACCCGGCTGGTGGTGGAGCCGCCGGCCTACCAGGGCGTGACCGTGGTCGCCCGGCTCGCGGCGGCGCCCGGCGACACCGACCGGGTGCGGGACGCGGCGCTGGCCGCGCTGTTCCGGCACCTCAACCCGCTGCACGGCGGCCCGGACGGCGGCGGCTGGCCGTTCGGGCGGCCGGTGCAGTACGGCGAGGTGTTCGGCGTACTGCAACAGGCGGCGGGCGCCGCGCTGGTGGAGGACATCCGGCTCTTCCCGGCCGATCCGGTCACCGGGCGGCGCGGCGCGTCGGTGAACCGTATCGACGTGGCTCCGGACGCGCTGGTGTTCTCCCACCAGCACCAGGTCGTCGTCCAGGCCGTCGAGCCGGGGGCGGGGGCGTGA
- a CDS encoding GPW/gp25 family protein, with the protein MSEQFIGRGWAFPLRVGPTGGIGMVEREQEIEEAIRLVLGTAPGERPMRPEFGCGIHEYVFAPGDGATAGRIAQQVREALDRWEPRIGVDEVVVAFDAVDDGTLYIDVRYTVRSTNDRRNLVFPFYTIPSEAGTEEAVAD; encoded by the coding sequence GTGAGCGAGCAGTTCATCGGGCGCGGCTGGGCGTTCCCGCTGCGGGTCGGGCCGACCGGCGGGATCGGCATGGTCGAGCGGGAGCAGGAGATCGAGGAGGCGATCCGGCTGGTGCTCGGCACCGCGCCCGGCGAGCGCCCGATGCGCCCGGAATTCGGCTGCGGCATCCACGAGTACGTCTTCGCGCCCGGCGACGGGGCCACGGCGGGGCGGATCGCCCAGCAGGTGCGCGAGGCGCTCGACCGGTGGGAGCCGCGGATCGGCGTGGACGAGGTGGTGGTGGCCTTCGACGCGGTGGACGACGGCACGCTCTACATCGATGTGCGCTACACGGTGCGCTCCACCAACGACCGGCGCAACCTGGTCTTTCCCTTCTATACGATCCCCTCCGAGGCGGGGACCGAGGAAGCGGTGGCGGACTGA
- a CDS encoding PAAR domain-containing protein yields the protein MPAAARIGDPTSHGGVITAPPPSAAAAVVRVLIGGRPAAVEGSLHVCPAHVELGPANVILPNPAALATGLVLIGGLPAARSRDLTACTGTVALGAVNVLIGGPL from the coding sequence ATGCCCGCTGCCGCCCGTATCGGCGACCCCACCAGTCACGGAGGGGTGATCACCGCCCCGCCGCCCTCGGCCGCCGCCGCGGTCGTACGGGTGCTGATCGGCGGGCGGCCCGCCGCGGTCGAGGGCAGCCTGCACGTGTGCCCCGCGCATGTCGAACTCGGCCCGGCCAACGTGATCCTGCCGAATCCCGCGGCGCTGGCGACCGGCCTCGTACTGATCGGCGGGCTGCCGGCCGCGCGGAGCCGGGACCTCACGGCGTGCACCGGGACCGTGGCCCTGGGCGCCGTGAACGTGCTGATCGGGGGCCCGCTGTGA
- a CDS encoding VgrG-related protein — protein sequence MSSSEARGGRPFAADPVVEAPGELPQIWAAQLVSCLVDENVGLPDTAVLTYRDPDNEFLASTGITLGTPLRVSVVTAAGQARERLFNGEVTAVEIDRDGTGSFTVLRAYSRAHRLQRGRRVVAYRNMTAAAIVRKVAIGAGLACGTVEAAPVTYRQLSQANVSDWDFLQYLAAESGAQVRVDDQGVLQFTRPKPASGAPAPSTSATQNPMVLEYGRNLLALRAALSGADGAASVEVRGWDATTKTPLVARHPSVTSETVLPGLSPSAGARFGPSAKLTVTDTPYRTQAEATAVADAVAAQVSAGFAELEVVADGNPRLRAGRPVALGNVGKAFSGRYTATAVQHSLEPHNGYRTTVWVSASPDRSLAGLVTGANAPGRGPRMPGLAIGVVTDVREPGGAESGGVRLRFPWLDGTYVTDWVRTVQWGGKGGGGVASPEVNDEVLVGFEQGLLDCPYVLGGLYNGVDKPSPHDVPLVDRTSGKVNRRSVVSRSGHRVELLDAPAPGPSGVRLRTADERLEVLLHDRDNTIELTVYAAGGRRALSSVLLDKDGITLDARTGTVRVRGRTVEIDGTAAVTVGGRSVSVTGQTDVTVNGGLLGVLKADLIRIN from the coding sequence GTGAGCTCATCGGAGGCACGCGGCGGTCGGCCGTTCGCGGCGGATCCCGTCGTGGAGGCGCCCGGCGAACTGCCGCAGATCTGGGCGGCGCAGCTGGTGAGCTGCCTGGTGGACGAGAACGTGGGCCTGCCGGACACGGCGGTGCTCACCTACCGCGATCCCGACAACGAGTTCCTGGCGTCCACGGGCATCACCCTGGGCACACCGCTGCGGGTGTCGGTGGTGACGGCCGCGGGGCAGGCGCGCGAGCGGCTGTTCAACGGCGAGGTGACGGCGGTGGAGATCGACCGGGACGGCACGGGCTCGTTCACGGTGCTGCGGGCGTACTCCCGCGCGCACCGGTTGCAGCGCGGCCGGCGGGTGGTGGCGTACCGGAACATGACGGCCGCCGCGATCGTCCGCAAGGTCGCCATCGGGGCGGGCCTGGCCTGCGGGACGGTGGAGGCGGCGCCGGTCACCTACCGGCAGTTGTCGCAGGCCAACGTCTCCGACTGGGACTTCCTGCAGTATCTGGCGGCCGAGAGCGGCGCGCAGGTGCGGGTCGACGACCAGGGGGTGCTCCAGTTCACCCGGCCGAAGCCGGCGTCGGGCGCGCCCGCGCCCTCGACCTCGGCCACGCAGAATCCGATGGTGCTGGAGTACGGGCGCAATCTGCTGGCGCTGCGGGCCGCGCTGTCGGGCGCGGACGGCGCGGCCTCGGTCGAGGTGCGGGGGTGGGACGCCACCACCAAGACCCCGCTGGTGGCCCGGCACCCGTCGGTGACCAGCGAGACGGTGCTGCCCGGGCTCTCGCCGAGCGCCGGCGCCCGCTTCGGGCCGTCGGCGAAGCTGACGGTGACCGACACCCCGTACCGCACCCAGGCCGAGGCGACGGCGGTGGCGGACGCCGTCGCCGCCCAGGTCAGCGCGGGCTTCGCGGAGTTGGAGGTGGTGGCCGACGGCAACCCGCGGCTGCGCGCGGGGCGGCCGGTCGCGCTGGGCAACGTGGGGAAGGCGTTCTCCGGCCGCTACACGGCCACCGCGGTCCAGCACAGTCTGGAGCCGCACAACGGCTACCGGACCACGGTGTGGGTCAGCGCCAGCCCCGACCGGTCGCTGGCGGGCCTGGTGACCGGCGCGAACGCGCCCGGCCGCGGCCCGCGCATGCCGGGGCTGGCGATCGGGGTGGTGACGGACGTACGGGAGCCTGGCGGCGCGGAGAGCGGCGGGGTCCGGCTCAGATTCCCCTGGCTGGACGGCACGTACGTGACGGACTGGGTGCGGACCGTGCAGTGGGGCGGCAAGGGCGGCGGGGGCGTGGCGAGCCCCGAGGTCAACGACGAGGTGCTGGTCGGCTTCGAACAGGGCCTGCTGGACTGCCCGTACGTCCTCGGCGGCCTCTACAACGGGGTGGACAAGCCCTCGCCGCACGACGTGCCCCTGGTGGACAGGACCAGCGGGAAGGTCAACCGGCGTTCGGTGGTGTCCCGTTCTGGCCACCGGGTGGAGCTGCTGGACGCCCCCGCGCCGGGTCCTTCCGGGGTACGGCTGCGTACGGCCGACGAACGGCTGGAAGTCCTGCTGCACGACCGCGACAACACGATCGAGCTGACGGTGTACGCGGCCGGCGGCCGGCGCGCGCTGTCCTCGGTGCTGCTGGACAAGGACGGCATCACGCTGGACGCGCGGACCGGCACGGTCCGGGTGCGGGGCCGCACCGTGGAGATCGACGGCACCGCGGCGGTCACGGTCGGCGGCCGGTCGGTGAGCGTGACCGGGCAGACGGACGTCACCGTCAACGGCGGGCTGCTGGGGGTGCTGAAGGCCGATCTCATCCGGATCAACTGA
- a CDS encoding CIS tube protein has translation MSSAVRSSRARAQLTLKEPPSAVGAKPGGTIARLTLQFNPTTLQLRKTTEWRRNPSRMAGQSALPEFVGSGPRELSLDVFLDATSTHDNSVERAVEKLMKACVPTPASLARKKPASPWVRFEWGTARTTAFDGVLSSLSVTYTLFDVDGRPLRATCALSIEEASVDPPGQNPTSGARTARSTHTVVAGDSLALLAWREYGDATAWRLIAEANGIDDPMALAPGTELMVPALGDADGEGER, from the coding sequence ATGTCCTCTGCGGTCCGCAGCAGCCGGGCCCGGGCGCAACTGACGCTGAAGGAGCCCCCTTCGGCGGTCGGCGCCAAGCCCGGTGGCACGATCGCGCGGCTCACCCTCCAGTTCAACCCGACCACGCTCCAGTTGCGCAAGACCACCGAGTGGCGGCGCAATCCGTCGCGGATGGCCGGGCAGTCCGCGCTGCCCGAGTTCGTGGGCAGCGGGCCGCGCGAACTGAGCCTGGACGTCTTCCTCGACGCGACCTCGACCCACGACAACTCGGTCGAGCGGGCGGTGGAGAAGCTGATGAAGGCGTGCGTGCCCACCCCGGCGAGCCTGGCGCGGAAGAAGCCGGCGAGCCCGTGGGTGCGGTTCGAGTGGGGCACGGCCCGGACGACCGCTTTCGACGGGGTGCTGTCGAGCCTGTCGGTGACGTACACGCTCTTCGACGTGGACGGCCGTCCGCTGCGGGCGACCTGCGCGCTGTCGATCGAGGAGGCGAGCGTCGACCCGCCGGGCCAGAACCCCACCTCCGGCGCCCGCACCGCCCGCAGCACGCACACCGTGGTCGCCGGGGACAGCCTGGCGCTGCTGGCCTGGCGGGAGTACGGCGACGCGACGGCCTGGCGGCTGATCGCCGAGGCGAACGGGATTGACGACCCGATGGCCCTGGCCCCCGGTACCGAACTGATGGTGCCGGCGCTGGGGGACGCGGACGGCGAGGGGGAGCGGTGA